In Hwangdonia lutea, a single window of DNA contains:
- a CDS encoding acyl-CoA dehydrogenase family protein, translated as MLQHVLLERDIYASEEHKMMRKMIQDFIKNEILDQTDEWEKNGMVSRNIWERAGELGLLCIDIPEQYGGSGLDFSFSALFIEEMAKEGVNGPGFSLHSDIVAPYLLKYGTEAQKKKYLPKMATGQLITSLGMTEPNCGSDLQAIKTTAVDKGDYYLVNGQKTFITNGYMSDMSIVAVKTNVGTDKEGVSLLIMESTFIGFEKGVPFKKIGMKAQDTCELFFDNVKVPKENLLGEEGLGFKIMMTELARERLTVALTAIGGAEGAIEKTIAYTSTRTAFKQPIANFQNTQFKLAECATQLQVHQAFLDRCTRLLSNHKLTAESASIAKYSATEMHGKVVDECLQLFGGYGYMWDYPIARMYADNRVARIYAGTNEIMKLLIARGLFKELFQEMKAKRNT; from the coding sequence ATGTTACAACATGTTTTATTAGAACGAGACATATACGCATCCGAAGAGCATAAAATGATGCGGAAAATGATTCAGGATTTCATTAAAAATGAAATATTAGATCAAACCGATGAATGGGAAAAAAACGGGATGGTAAGCCGTAACATATGGGAACGTGCGGGAGAGTTAGGGTTGCTGTGTATCGATATACCTGAACAATACGGCGGTAGTGGTTTAGATTTTAGTTTTAGCGCTTTGTTTATTGAAGAAATGGCAAAAGAAGGCGTTAATGGCCCTGGTTTTTCGTTGCATTCCGATATCGTAGCACCCTATCTATTAAAATATGGCACCGAAGCCCAAAAGAAAAAATACCTACCAAAAATGGCAACGGGACAGCTCATCACCTCCCTTGGCATGACCGAACCAAATTGTGGTAGCGACCTGCAAGCCATCAAAACAACCGCCGTAGATAAAGGCGATTATTATTTAGTAAACGGGCAAAAAACCTTCATTACAAATGGTTACATGAGTGATATGTCCATAGTGGCGGTAAAAACCAATGTTGGAACAGATAAAGAAGGCGTGTCTTTATTGATTATGGAAAGCACATTTATAGGGTTTGAAAAAGGAGTGCCTTTCAAAAAAATAGGTATGAAAGCCCAGGATACCTGCGAATTGTTTTTTGATAATGTAAAAGTTCCAAAAGAAAATCTATTGGGTGAAGAAGGATTGGGTTTTAAAATTATGATGACAGAATTAGCCAGAGAGCGCTTAACAGTGGCCCTTACCGCCATTGGTGGGGCTGAAGGCGCTATTGAAAAAACGATTGCATACACCTCCACAAGAACCGCTTTTAAACAACCCATTGCCAATTTTCAAAACACTCAATTTAAATTGGCGGAATGTGCCACGCAATTACAAGTGCATCAAGCTTTTTTAGACCGTTGCACACGATTATTATCAAATCATAAGCTTACCGCTGAAAGTGCTTCCATAGCTAAATATTCGGCAACCGAAATGCACGGAAAAGTCGTTGATGAATGTCTGCAATTATTTGGGGGTTATGGTTATATGTGGGATTATCCCATTGCCCGCATGTATGCCGATAACCGAGTGGCCAGAATTTATGCCGGCACCAATGAAATTATGAAGCTGTTGATTGCGAGAGGCTTGTTTAAAGAGTTGTTTCAGGAGATGAAGGCTAAAAGGAATACATGA
- a CDS encoding RNA polymerase sigma factor — METNVLYTHKELVEQSKLGDRNSQYKLYELYVDAMFNISMRMVKIKEDAEDVVQDGFVEAFNKLDSFKYESTFGSWLKRIIINKSINHLKKRKIALTPIEDKMYRIKADDENEKDTPAMEIKKVIQGIRLLPAGYQQIINLYLIEGYDHIEISEILNITASTSKSQYHRAKKKLIDIINTL; from the coding sequence TTGGAAACCAACGTATTATATACTCATAAAGAGCTTGTAGAACAAAGCAAGTTGGGAGATAGAAATTCGCAATACAAGTTGTATGAACTGTATGTTGACGCCATGTTTAATATAAGTATGCGCATGGTGAAAATTAAAGAAGATGCAGAAGATGTCGTGCAAGATGGTTTTGTTGAAGCCTTTAATAAACTCGATTCTTTTAAATATGAAAGTACTTTTGGTTCATGGCTTAAAAGGATAATAATCAATAAAAGCATCAATCATTTAAAAAAAAGAAAAATAGCGCTAACCCCAATTGAAGATAAAATGTATCGCATAAAAGCAGATGATGAAAATGAAAAAGACACGCCGGCTATGGAAATAAAAAAAGTAATTCAAGGCATACGGTTATTGCCAGCGGGTTACCAACAAATTATAAATCTGTATTTAATTGAAGGTTACGACCATATTGAAATTAGCGAGATATTAAACATAACTGCGTCTACATCAAAATCGCAATATCACAGAGCAAAGAAAAAATTAATTGACATAATAAATACATTATAA
- a CDS encoding DUF4251 domain-containing protein, with amino-acid sequence MKSLYIITVIVAITFLSCKSASSKVTDEQIKALETLVENKNFTIESNWAFPRTTAAMQRVLNSGMLPSGSSTGAINLIGNSNFLTISGDSITSYLPYYGERYTNVAYGGTDGPIQLKGVVENYTVSKGKQHSYIISFDAKTKSERFNISMTLYPSLKSYVKLLGNSRSPISYSGHVEDSD; translated from the coding sequence ATGAAATCTTTATATATCATAACAGTAATTGTTGCCATTACTTTTTTGTCTTGTAAATCGGCAAGTTCTAAAGTTACAGACGAGCAAATTAAAGCCCTTGAAACTTTAGTGGAAAACAAGAACTTTACCATTGAATCCAATTGGGCTTTTCCGCGCACCACGGCTGCTATGCAGCGCGTGCTTAACTCTGGGATGTTGCCATCGGGAAGTTCAACAGGTGCTATAAACCTTATTGGGAATTCCAATTTTTTAACGATTTCCGGAGATAGTATTACCTCGTATTTACCCTATTATGGCGAGCGCTATACCAACGTAGCTTATGGCGGAACTGATGGCCCTATTCAATTAAAAGGTGTGGTGGAAAACTATACGGTATCCAAAGGAAAACAGCATAGCTATATCATTTCGTTTGATGCCAAAACCAAATCAGAACGCTTTAATATTAGCATGACGCTGTACCCTAGTTTGAAAAGCTATGTGAAGCTATTGGGAAATTCCAGAAGCCCTATTTCCTATTCTGGGCATGTGGAAGATTCAGATTAA
- a CDS encoding GIN domain-containing protein, which produces MKSNRQHILLVIIALTLSSCSVETIRVSPNDNITYRDVNIVNYDAVEIANDFNAYITFSDTEESIQVEANANLHKYITATKKGNKLVVKLKNNINIKGQETLNVYITTKSITDFTVAADSNIYLQNALTTNSAKIKIAADSYFSGEVNVNDLELIATADARADLYGYTDYLYAKLTADAKLTSYDLIVEDLKIKMTADCNASLSVTNTIDIDASADCTLRYKGDAAIIYERLTADSRIIKVN; this is translated from the coding sequence ATGAAATCGAACAGACAACATATTTTATTAGTAATTATAGCACTTACATTAAGCTCTTGTAGCGTTGAAACCATAAGAGTTTCCCCAAATGATAACATAACCTACAGAGACGTAAACATTGTAAATTATGACGCCGTAGAAATTGCAAACGATTTTAACGCATACATCACATTTTCAGATACCGAAGAATCTATACAAGTTGAAGCTAATGCTAATCTGCACAAGTATATCACTGCAACAAAAAAGGGCAATAAGCTTGTTGTAAAACTTAAAAACAACATTAACATTAAAGGGCAAGAAACTTTAAATGTTTATATTACAACAAAATCGATTACAGATTTTACGGTCGCTGCCGATTCTAATATTTACTTACAAAATGCTTTAACTACTAATTCTGCTAAAATAAAAATTGCTGCAGACAGCTATTTTTCAGGAGAAGTTAATGTGAATGATTTGGAGCTAATAGCCACAGCCGATGCCAGAGCCGATTTATACGGGTATACAGATTATTTATATGCAAAACTCACTGCCGATGCAAAACTTACCAGTTATGATTTGATTGTTGAAGATTTAAAAATTAAAATGACAGCAGATTGCAACGCAAGCTTATCGGTAACGAATACTATTGACATTGACGCTAGTGCAGATTGCACGTTGCGTTATAAAGGTGATGCAGCAATTATTTACGAGCGTTTAACAGCCGACTCAAGAATTATTAAAGTTAATTAA
- a CDS encoding DEAD/DEAH box helicase, producing the protein MSKVSTVELEERKAGKDLYSYQKGAINKIFTAFEESPDDYHLLYQLPTGGGKTVIFSEIVRQYLKHHKKKVLVMTHRIELCKQTSKMLTEFAVHNKVIDSKADLSDQAEYSCFVAMVETLNNRLNDDKLDISDIGLVIIDEAHYNSFTKLFKFFSKSFILGVTATPLSSSIELPMTDNYDELIVGESIESLIENGFLARANMYSYNVGLTSLVVGANGDYTVKSSEDLYTDNDMLSKLIQAYEERSKGKKTLIFNNGINTSLHVYDTFRRAGYPIAHLDNTNTKKERALILKWFKKTPDAILTSVSILTTGFDEPTVESIILNRATKSLTLYYQMIGRGSRVLKDKKSFDVIDLGNNFHRFGAWGDDLDWQKIFRSPYYYLDALLSDEELESNFRYEMPDELRAEFSKSKEVYFDIQKTYVDSVRAGESSKVVLERSIEQHAKICIENSEDVYDALALAKMLGDDIDFRIGRYTKCISKSTYNFVEWLKGDYRKKLNSYLRSNFDEVFEQIHGYPPED; encoded by the coding sequence ATGTCGAAAGTATCCACTGTAGAATTAGAAGAAAGAAAAGCTGGTAAAGACCTTTATAGTTATCAAAAAGGAGCCATAAATAAAATTTTTACTGCGTTTGAAGAATCTCCAGACGATTACCATTTGTTGTACCAACTTCCAACGGGTGGTGGTAAAACGGTTATTTTTTCCGAAATCGTTAGGCAGTATTTAAAACACCACAAAAAAAAGGTGTTGGTTATGACGCACCGTATTGAATTGTGCAAGCAAACCTCGAAAATGCTTACGGAATTTGCGGTACACAATAAGGTGATTGACAGTAAAGCGGATTTAAGCGATCAGGCCGAATATAGCTGTTTTGTAGCTATGGTTGAAACCTTAAACAACCGATTGAATGACGATAAACTGGATATATCGGACATTGGATTGGTGATTATTGATGAGGCGCATTACAACTCGTTTACCAAGCTGTTCAAGTTTTTTAGCAAATCGTTTATTTTAGGCGTAACGGCAACACCTTTAAGTTCGAGTATAGAATTGCCAATGACCGATAATTACGATGAGTTAATTGTAGGCGAAAGTATAGAATCCTTAATTGAAAATGGTTTTTTAGCACGTGCCAACATGTACTCGTACAATGTGGGTTTAACCTCGTTGGTGGTGGGTGCCAATGGCGATTACACGGTAAAGTCTTCTGAGGATTTATATACGGATAACGACATGCTTTCCAAGTTGATTCAGGCCTACGAAGAACGTTCTAAAGGCAAAAAAACATTAATTTTCAACAACGGTATCAACACCTCGTTGCACGTTTACGACACGTTTAGAAGAGCCGGTTATCCCATTGCGCATTTAGATAATACCAATACCAAAAAGGAGCGAGCCTTAATTTTAAAATGGTTTAAAAAAACACCGGATGCGATTTTAACATCGGTAAGTATTTTAACAACCGGTTTTGATGAGCCCACTGTTGAAAGCATTATTTTAAACCGAGCCACCAAATCGTTAACGTTGTATTACCAAATGATTGGTCGTGGGTCGCGTGTATTAAAAGATAAAAAGTCTTTTGATGTGATTGATTTAGGAAACAACTTCCACCGTTTTGGCGCTTGGGGCGATGATTTAGATTGGCAGAAAATATTTAGATCACCGTATTACTACCTTGATGCTTTATTGAGCGACGAGGAATTAGAAAGCAATTTTAGATATGAAATGCCCGATGAACTGCGCGCAGAATTTTCAAAATCTAAAGAAGTGTATTTCGATATTCAAAAAACCTATGTCGATTCCGTAAGAGCAGGGGAGTCTTCAAAAGTAGTTTTAGAGCGTTCCATCGAGCAGCATGCCAAAATATGTATTGAAAACAGCGAAGATGTTTACGATGCGTTGGCGTTAGCCAAAATGCTCGGGGACGATATCGATTTTAGAATTGGCAGATACACCAAATGTATCAGTAAAAGTACCTATAATTTTGTGGAATGGCTGAAAGGCGATTACCGTAAAAAACTGAATTCGTATTTGCGTTCAAATTTTGACGAGGTTTTTGAGCAAATCCACGGGTATCCACCAGAAGATTAA
- a CDS encoding arylesterase yields MSMLQNYQMHLTVPTGKAAKLLKFCYFILLVLLVSCGETKTKNTAETKQDLEQAKDTLVKNKATKTILCFGDSITAGYGLDDVNDAYTGVLQKRIDSLSLNYTVINSGVSGETTAGGKSRINWVIKQKPTIFLLELGANDGLRGVPLTETQSNLQAIINVVKEKSPETTIILAGMQLPPNMGQDYTTKFRAIFKDVATKNNIEFIPFILENVGGIASLNQRDGIHPNKDGHKIVANNVWEVLKPLL; encoded by the coding sequence ATGTCCATGCTTCAAAATTATCAAATGCATTTAACTGTACCAACTGGAAAAGCGGCTAAACTCTTAAAGTTTTGTTATTTTATTTTATTGGTTTTACTGGTGTCTTGTGGAGAAACTAAAACAAAAAATACAGCGGAAACGAAACAAGATTTAGAGCAAGCCAAAGACACGTTGGTAAAAAACAAGGCAACAAAAACGATTTTATGTTTTGGAGATAGCATTACGGCAGGATATGGTTTAGATGATGTAAATGATGCATATACCGGTGTATTACAAAAACGTATTGATTCGTTAAGTTTGAATTATACTGTGATAAATTCGGGTGTAAGTGGCGAAACTACTGCTGGCGGAAAAAGCAGAATTAATTGGGTGATAAAACAGAAACCTACCATTTTTTTATTGGAACTTGGTGCCAACGATGGCTTGAGAGGTGTCCCATTAACAGAAACACAATCCAATTTACAAGCCATTATAAATGTGGTTAAGGAAAAAAGTCCAGAAACTACTATTATACTTGCAGGTATGCAATTACCACCAAATATGGGACAAGATTACACTACAAAGTTTAGAGCCATTTTTAAGGATGTTGCAACAAAAAACAATATAGAATTTATTCCTTTTATTTTAGAAAATGTAGGTGGTATTGCGTCTTTAAATCAAAGGGATGGTATTCATCCAAATAAAGACGGTCATAAAATAGTAGCCAATAACGTTTGGGAGGTGTTAAAGCCTCTGCTTTAA
- a CDS encoding glycosyltransferase family 9 protein has translation MKVPNRINVFRRKLMHFITKNIGSSQTEPKFDPNTKVEIKKILIIRPNHRLGNQLLLTPIVQEVINTFPNCEVDLFVKGGVAFPVFENYKEIKTIYQLPKKPFNHLFKYVKCWVSIKRKHYDLVINGDKNSSSGRLLTQISNADYKVFGDVNEAIQLKHSDYEHIAKYPVYNLRDYLTKLGFDENRSEVPGLNIKLSDSEIENGKQLLKDIVKNNKPTICIYTNATGNKCYSEDWWNIFYSRLKTEFESDSNIIEMLPIENISKINFKATHFYSKDIREMGAIINNTAIFIAADNGVMHLASASKTPTIGFFSVTNENIYAPYGNGSLALNTNNTTMEDWMAEIKKVLS, from the coding sequence ATGAAAGTACCAAACAGAATAAATGTATTTCGCAGAAAGCTGATGCATTTTATTACCAAAAATATTGGTAGTTCTCAAACCGAGCCAAAATTTGACCCGAATACCAAGGTTGAAATAAAAAAAATTTTAATCATTCGCCCAAACCACAGATTGGGCAATCAGCTGCTTTTAACACCCATAGTACAAGAAGTTATAAATACATTTCCAAATTGCGAAGTCGATTTGTTTGTAAAAGGCGGTGTGGCGTTTCCGGTTTTCGAAAATTATAAAGAAATAAAAACCATCTATCAGCTGCCCAAAAAGCCTTTCAATCATTTGTTTAAGTATGTTAAATGCTGGGTTTCAATCAAAAGAAAACATTATGACTTGGTTATAAATGGCGACAAAAACTCATCTTCAGGACGCTTGCTTACACAGATTTCAAATGCGGATTATAAGGTTTTTGGTGATGTAAATGAGGCGATTCAACTAAAACATTCCGATTACGAGCATATTGCCAAATATCCGGTGTATAATTTAAGGGATTATTTAACCAAATTGGGCTTTGATGAAAATAGGAGTGAAGTACCCGGTTTAAACATTAAATTGAGCGATTCCGAAATTGAAAACGGTAAACAACTACTCAAGGATATTGTTAAAAACAACAAACCAACCATCTGTATTTATACCAATGCCACGGGAAATAAATGTTATTCTGAAGATTGGTGGAACATCTTTTATAGTCGTTTGAAAACGGAATTTGAAAGTGATTCTAATATCATTGAAATGTTACCGATTGAAAACATTTCTAAAATTAACTTTAAAGCCACACATTTTTACAGCAAGGATATTAGGGAAATGGGTGCCATAATAAACAATACCGCTATATTTATTGCTGCCGATAACGGCGTGATGCATTTGGCCAGCGCATCAAAAACACCAACAATAGGGTTCTTTTCGGTAACCAACGAAAATATTTATGCGCCCTACGGAAATGGAAGTTTGGCCTTAAACACCAATAACACAACGATGGAAGATTGGATGGCCGAAATTAAAAAGGTTTTGAGTTAA
- a CDS encoding GNAT family N-acetyltransferase, which translates to MKDAYINLPLIKNEAKNRFEMEVDGHIALIEYKETSSKIALIHTEVPKALGGRGVASAIVEKTLNHIKEQGKLLLPFCPFVFAFVKRHPEWKSLVSPKFKDYDKL; encoded by the coding sequence ATGAAAGACGCTTATATAAATTTACCACTGATAAAAAACGAAGCTAAAAACCGTTTTGAAATGGAAGTCGATGGTCACATCGCATTAATAGAATATAAAGAAACCAGTAGCAAAATCGCATTGATTCATACCGAAGTGCCAAAGGCATTAGGTGGTCGTGGTGTTGCTTCGGCCATAGTCGAAAAAACCTTAAATCATATTAAAGAACAAGGTAAGTTGCTTTTGCCTTTTTGTCCGTTTGTATTTGCATTTGTTAAAAGACATCCCGAATGGAAATCTTTGGTAAGTCCTAAGTTTAAAGACTACGACAAGTTGTGA
- a CDS encoding TMEM175 family protein, translating to MKTGRLEAFSDGVLAIVITIMVLEMKAPEDTTFKGLLSVAPIFISYLLSFIYLGVYWNNHHHLMQVTQKVNGKILWANLHLLFWLSLIPFTTSWIGEDSHHTVALPVATYGFVLLMCAVAYFILERVLIAYHDENFALSKLCKSTVKDYISVGVYIISIPLAFVNTWLSIACYVLVALIWLMPDKQLEDLMEDM from the coding sequence ATGAAAACAGGCAGGTTAGAAGCATTTAGCGATGGTGTATTGGCCATAGTTATTACCATAATGGTATTGGAAATGAAGGCACCCGAAGACACCACTTTTAAAGGTTTATTATCGGTGGCTCCCATATTTATTAGTTATTTGTTAAGCTTTATTTATTTGGGTGTGTATTGGAACAATCATCACCATTTAATGCAAGTAACCCAAAAAGTAAACGGGAAAATTTTATGGGCAAATCTGCATTTATTATTTTGGTTATCACTCATTCCGTTTACCACAAGTTGGATAGGTGAAGACAGCCATCATACCGTAGCTTTACCGGTGGCTACTTATGGCTTTGTCTTGCTTATGTGCGCCGTTGCCTATTTTATTTTAGAGCGCGTATTGATTGCTTACCACGACGAAAATTTTGCTTTAAGCAAACTTTGTAAAAGCACGGTTAAAGACTATATATCTGTTGGGGTTTATATTATTTCAATTCCGTTGGCTTTTGTAAATACATGGCTCTCTATAGCTTGTTATGTTTTGGTGGCGCTTATTTGGTTAATGCCCGATAAACAACTAGAAGACCTAATGGAGGACATGTAA
- a CDS encoding cold-shock protein has protein sequence MAKSQVTFNKIEKEKKRLKKREEKQKRKEARRAEAKENPQGIQFAYVDFNGNLTDTPPDPAMREKVEAESIELGIPKKEDRIEEEPAAKEGKVSFFDHSKGFGFIIDSINQEKYFVHVSGLIDEITENDKVTYELERGQKGMNAVRVKKI, from the coding sequence ATGGCAAAATCGCAAGTTACATTTAACAAAATTGAAAAAGAAAAAAAACGTTTAAAGAAAAGAGAAGAAAAGCAAAAAAGAAAAGAAGCTCGTAGAGCCGAAGCTAAAGAAAACCCTCAAGGTATTCAGTTTGCTTATGTTGATTTTAATGGTAATTTAACCGATACGCCACCAGATCCAGCCATGCGCGAAAAGGTAGAAGCAGAAAGCATTGAGTTGGGCATTCCTAAAAAAGAAGATAGAATAGAAGAGGAGCCAGCCGCAAAAGAGGGCAAAGTCTCGTTTTTTGATCACTCAAAAGGTTTTGGCTTTATTATAGACAGTATCAATCAAGAAAAATATTTTGTTCATGTGAGCGGTTTAATTGATGAAATTACCGAAAACGACAAAGTGACTTACGAACTTGAACGCGGGCAAAAAGGCATGAACGCTGTTAGAGTAAAGAAAATCTAG
- a CDS encoding DUF3124 domain-containing protein — MRQNHIAIIICFLLFNCKEKKENSSLNPENWSKRTVTLKANDSFEYGKSYLSIYSQIYSMSEHTTHNLTSMVSMRNTSESDTIYLLRAEYFDTYGKSVRKYFDAPIFLAPMETTEIIIDEVDVSGGTGSNFILEWKIPQQCPEPLFEGIMTSTMGQQGLSFTTQAKRIE, encoded by the coding sequence ATGAGGCAGAACCACATAGCTATAATTATATGTTTTTTACTTTTCAATTGTAAAGAAAAGAAAGAAAACAGCTCTTTAAATCCAGAAAATTGGTCTAAAAGAACAGTTACGCTTAAAGCAAATGATTCGTTTGAATACGGAAAATCCTATCTGTCAATTTACTCGCAAATTTACAGCATGTCTGAGCATACAACGCACAACTTAACATCAATGGTTAGTATGCGAAACACGAGCGAATCGGACACTATTTATCTTTTAAGAGCTGAATATTTTGACACGTACGGCAAGTCGGTTAGAAAATATTTTGATGCCCCCATATTTTTGGCTCCCATGGAAACCACAGAAATTATTATAGATGAAGTCGACGTTTCGGGCGGCACAGGTTCTAATTTTATTTTAGAATGGAAAATACCACAGCAATGCCCGGAGCCTTTGTTTGAAGGCATAATGACTTCCACAATGGGTCAACAAGGGTTGTCATTCACAACTCAAGCAAAAAGAATAGAATAA
- a CDS encoding patatin-like phospholipase family protein, which produces MLVFMVNANVFLNKSTGLVLSGGGVKGIAHIGILKALLQRGIYPDSVSGVSAGALVAALYADDKSTDDMLVFFKETPLLKYNFVTINKPGLFDTDKYIPFFQDFFSSNSFEKLNRKLTIVATNMEKGAPKFFNSGNLFKPLLASAALPPVFSPVLIDGSLYADGGIMNNFPIEPLMGDCELIIGSYTTSMKEVTKGQLKSYYQITQRTNLLMLHANAKEKLLIPDLLFNPKGLDRIGVLDKRGIEQAFVLGYDYASKLLDTKIIM; this is translated from the coding sequence TTGCTTGTTTTTATGGTAAATGCAAATGTTTTTTTAAATAAAAGTACGGGGCTTGTTCTTTCAGGTGGCGGCGTTAAGGGCATCGCCCATATTGGCATTCTAAAAGCACTTTTACAACGTGGTATTTATCCTGATAGCGTATCGGGCGTGAGCGCAGGAGCTTTGGTTGCGGCTTTATATGCCGATGATAAATCTACAGATGATATGCTTGTGTTTTTTAAAGAAACACCCTTACTAAAATACAACTTTGTTACCATAAATAAACCTGGACTTTTCGATACGGATAAATACATTCCTTTTTTCCAAGATTTTTTTTCATCGAACAGTTTTGAAAAATTAAATAGAAAATTAACCATTGTGGCCACCAATATGGAAAAGGGCGCGCCTAAATTTTTTAATAGCGGTAACTTGTTTAAACCGCTACTTGCATCTGCCGCTTTGCCACCGGTATTCAGTCCGGTTTTAATTGATGGAAGCCTTTATGCTGATGGTGGCATAATGAATAACTTCCCCATAGAACCACTAATGGGCGACTGCGAATTGATTATTGGTTCGTATACTACCTCGATGAAAGAGGTTACCAAAGGACAACTCAAGAGCTATTATCAAATTACACAGCGTACAAATCTATTAATGTTACATGCCAATGCTAAAGAAAAACTTTTGATACCCGATTTGCTTTTTAACCCCAAAGGCTTGGATAGAATTGGTGTTTTGGATAAACGAGGCATAGAACAAGCATTTGTACTAGGCTATGATTATGCATCAAAATTACTGGACACTAAAATTATAATGTAA
- a CDS encoding EamA family transporter, whose product MSLPRKTILIILAFFAIYVIWGSTYLLNKIAVSHLPPFFLAAVRFLVAGAIIFLIAKSLKVSLKISKKQLLNASIAGFLFLTLGNGLAVLALKYIDSGFAALEISAQPLVVLIMMRLLYNKRIALMSYIGVILGFVGIFLLVSQKQIISQEGQVLGMVLIFACMLSWAYASIFVGKADLPKNSFVNTGYQMITGGLMLGVISLFLNEPWSLPHDWQNDVQWAMLGLILFGSIVAFTAFNFLLKEVSPEKVATSTYVNPIIALILGWWILNEQITTQSVVAAIVLLTGVYFINTKRKFKPRRI is encoded by the coding sequence ATGAGTTTACCCCGAAAAACGATTCTTATAATATTGGCATTTTTTGCCATATATGTTATTTGGGGTTCTACGTATTTGCTTAATAAAATTGCCGTTTCCCATTTACCGCCCTTTTTTCTGGCAGCCGTTAGGTTTTTAGTGGCAGGTGCCATTATTTTTCTAATCGCAAAATCGCTAAAAGTCAGTCTTAAAATTTCAAAAAAGCAATTGCTAAATGCGTCTATTGCCGGATTCTTGTTTTTAACTTTAGGCAACGGACTTGCAGTTTTAGCTTTAAAATATATAGACAGTGGCTTTGCTGCTTTAGAGATTTCGGCACAACCACTGGTTGTTCTTATTATGATGCGGCTCCTTTACAACAAACGCATTGCCCTTATGTCTTATATAGGTGTAATCTTGGGGTTTGTGGGCATCTTTCTTTTGGTCAGTCAGAAACAAATTATAAGTCAAGAGGGACAAGTTTTGGGCATGGTTTTAATTTTTGCATGTATGCTCAGTTGGGCCTATGCCAGTATTTTTGTTGGAAAAGCAGATTTACCAAAAAACTCCTTTGTAAATACGGGCTACCAAATGATAACCGGTGGCTTGATGCTTGGTGTAATAAGCCTTTTTTTAAACGAACCATGGTCGTTGCCCCACGATTGGCAAAACGATGTGCAATGGGCTATGTTAGGACTTATTCTTTTTGGAAGCATTGTGGCATTTACCGCATTTAATTTCCTTTTAAAAGAAGTCTCTCCCGAAAAAGTGGCAACATCTACCTACGTGAACCCCATTATCGCTTTAATATTGGGCTGGTGGATTTTAAACGAACAAATTACAACGCAATCCGTTGTTGCTGCCATTGTTTTGTTAACGGGTGTATATTTTATAAATACCAAACGAAAGTTTAAACCACGACGCATTTAA